From Pseudomonas sp. G.S.17, the proteins below share one genomic window:
- a CDS encoding DUF2491 family protein translates to MSWIKRVLGMEAPKPAPGSSLGVSPDGAALAANPFGLASGRMLDLDDSLKLMLDGHSELVVPNEEVVWSVGQVDLGQSMRMVRFYFEDEDYWLQVVMNGPTAEDVLDVILFGYNSVVTISSEAELKRLVGPDSKIGLPIYAHEGYEYERQWGTEEGQTEFTPMSEVVTSPEESYRIQHLSMLYARDTGLVDRREFLLLSVEEDEEGNISLTTSIGVTLQSTDFTVI, encoded by the coding sequence ATGAGCTGGATCAAACGAGTTCTGGGTATGGAAGCGCCGAAGCCGGCCCCGGGTTCATCGCTTGGCGTGTCCCCTGATGGGGCTGCGCTTGCGGCAAACCCGTTCGGGCTGGCCTCGGGCCGCATGCTCGATCTGGATGACTCTCTCAAACTCATGCTCGACGGCCATTCCGAGCTGGTCGTGCCCAACGAGGAAGTGGTGTGGTCGGTGGGCCAGGTGGACCTTGGGCAATCCATGCGCATGGTTCGCTTCTATTTTGAAGATGAAGATTACTGGCTACAAGTCGTGATGAACGGTCCTACAGCAGAGGACGTGCTCGACGTCATCCTGTTCGGTTATAACAGCGTGGTGACGATCAGTAGCGAGGCAGAGCTCAAGCGTCTGGTCGGGCCGGACTCGAAAATCGGCCTGCCGATCTACGCCCACGAAGGCTACGAATACGAGCGGCAGTGGGGCACGGAAGAAGGGCAGACCGAATTTACGCCGATGAGCGAAGTGGTGACCAGCCCCGAAGAGTCCTACCGGATTCAACACCTGAGCATGTTGTATGCGCGGGACACGGGCCTGGTTGATCGCCGCGAGTTTCTGCTGCTGTCGGTCGAAGAGGATGAGGAGGGCAACATTTCCCTCACCACGTCGATTGGTGTCACTTTGCAATCCACCGACTTCACGGTCATCTAA
- a CDS encoding nucleotidyltransferase domain-containing protein, which produces MTQSIPLSDALFTATQQKVLGLLYGKPDQSFYANEIARWAQVGKGSLMRELDRLYRSGILSMRRQGNQTHYQANPDCPIYSELLGIVRKSFGIAEQVRLALEPIAGQMVWAFIYGSIAKGSEHSGSDIDLMLIGENLVYSDVMERLLPLEEHLQRTINPTLYTPEDWKAKKTASNSFVVRVEQQDKIDLLGRNPDLTANDQ; this is translated from the coding sequence ATGACGCAATCAATTCCGCTAAGCGACGCCCTGTTCACGGCCACTCAACAAAAAGTGTTGGGCCTGCTGTACGGGAAACCAGACCAGAGCTTTTACGCGAATGAGATTGCTCGCTGGGCACAGGTAGGCAAAGGCAGCCTGATGCGTGAGCTGGATCGCCTGTACAGGTCGGGCATTCTGAGCATGCGACGTCAAGGCAATCAGACTCATTATCAGGCCAACCCGGATTGTCCGATCTATAGCGAACTTCTGGGTATCGTGCGCAAATCTTTCGGAATCGCCGAGCAGGTCCGCTTGGCGCTGGAGCCCATCGCCGGGCAGATGGTTTGGGCGTTTATCTACGGCTCAATCGCAAAAGGCAGTGAACATTCGGGTAGCGACATTGACCTGATGCTGATCGGCGAGAATCTGGTCTACAGCGATGTGATGGAGCGCTTGCTGCCCTTGGAAGAACATCTTCAGCGAACGATCAATCCGACGCTGTACACGCCCGAGGACTGGAAAGCCAAGAAAACAGCAAGCAATAGTTTTGTTGTTCGGGTGGAGCAGCAAGACAAGATAGATTTGCTGGGTCGCAATCCAGACCTGACTGCCAATGACCAGTAA
- a CDS encoding DUF1190 domain-containing protein yields the protein MRRSSIKLVLASTLPLALAACSKSEETVEVNTQQTFPTVQACVEQKVPVDICSDAYMNALADHRRITPTYDSAAACDADFVPDYCQQTSDGKFMPKLGGFELSLSGEVPKSQVAAAQAQGGGEGGGGGGGFSGTSLLTGLLIGNMLSGNMGGGRYYSQPIYQTRDSRGAYQSSTLSKQIEQGKTFGQSTQARSSSTGSYSQSTLGRNLGKGSSVSSSISRGGFGSQASARSGWGGKSSSGSSFGG from the coding sequence ATGAGACGTAGTTCTATAAAGCTGGTCCTGGCCAGTACTTTGCCGTTGGCGCTTGCTGCGTGCAGCAAGTCCGAGGAAACGGTGGAGGTCAACACCCAGCAGACGTTCCCGACCGTCCAGGCCTGCGTGGAGCAGAAAGTCCCGGTGGATATCTGCTCGGATGCCTACATGAATGCCCTGGCGGACCATCGGCGCATTACCCCGACGTACGACAGCGCCGCTGCCTGTGACGCGGACTTCGTGCCGGACTACTGCCAGCAGACTTCAGACGGCAAATTCATGCCCAAGCTGGGCGGTTTTGAACTGTCGTTGTCTGGTGAGGTTCCCAAGTCTCAGGTTGCGGCAGCTCAGGCTCAGGGCGGCGGTGAAGGTGGCGGCGGGGGAGGTGGCTTCAGTGGCACCAGCCTGCTGACCGGTTTGCTGATCGGCAACATGCTCAGCGGTAATATGGGCGGCGGGCGCTACTACTCCCAGCCGATCTACCAGACCCGCGACTCCCGTGGCGCCTATCAAAGCTCCACGCTTTCCAAGCAGATCGAACAAGGCAAGACCTTCGGTCAGTCGACGCAGGCCCGCTCAAGTTCGACCGGTAGTTATTCGCAAAGCACCCTGGGCCGCAACCTGGGCAAAGGCTCGTCGGTATCGTCGTCCATTTCGCGTGGCGGTTTCGGCAGTCAGGCGAGCGCGCGCAGCGGTTGGGGCGGCAAGAGCAGCAGCGGCTCCAGTTTCGGCGGCTGA
- a CDS encoding FUSC family protein: MTTSNASWLPFWLRRVLRPLLDPYRRYRHARYIHAGRIVIGLLVSILLTTGINLPHGEWASVTMLIVIGGLQHHGNIGKKSVERAYGTLIGAGLGLAVVWQQDYFELSLLTYLMMSLACGFFAYHAIGKGGYTALLSAITLFIVAGHGDNPLSDGLWRTVDILIGIVLALAFSFALPLYATFSWRYNLASGLRDCAKVYGRINQGQPITADEHLKLMARLNATMLQLRSLMPSVSKEVRISMVELDAIQGHFRMCLSTLEILSNIRPADLDQVAGEEWKARLDAEYRQTRRQLIGMARALQTGATERLDRKTDGNTPLPMPSSPVPTELTGYHLLMLQLASNLDGLQQRLAKTAKRWKI; encoded by the coding sequence ATGACGACTTCCAACGCCTCCTGGCTTCCCTTCTGGCTTCGCCGTGTTTTACGTCCTTTGCTGGACCCCTATCGTCGCTACCGCCATGCGCGCTACATCCATGCCGGACGCATCGTCATCGGCCTGCTGGTGTCGATTCTGCTGACCACCGGGATCAATCTGCCCCATGGCGAGTGGGCATCGGTGACCATGCTGATCGTGATCGGCGGTTTGCAGCATCACGGCAATATCGGCAAGAAGTCCGTGGAGCGGGCTTACGGCACATTGATCGGTGCGGGACTGGGGCTGGCGGTGGTCTGGCAGCAGGACTATTTCGAACTGTCGTTGCTGACGTATCTGATGATGTCACTGGCCTGCGGCTTCTTCGCTTATCACGCCATCGGCAAGGGCGGCTATACCGCGCTGCTGTCGGCCATCACGCTGTTCATCGTCGCCGGGCATGGCGACAACCCGTTGAGCGACGGCCTGTGGCGCACGGTGGATATCCTGATCGGCATCGTTCTGGCGTTGGCGTTTTCCTTCGCGCTGCCGCTGTACGCCACGTTTTCCTGGCGCTACAACCTGGCCAGCGGTTTGCGCGACTGCGCCAAGGTTTACGGGCGTATCAATCAGGGCCAGCCAATCACTGCCGATGAGCATCTCAAGCTGATGGCGCGGCTGAACGCCACCATGCTGCAACTGCGCTCATTGATGCCTTCGGTATCCAAGGAAGTGCGGATTTCCATGGTCGAGCTGGACGCCATCCAGGGCCATTTCCGCATGTGCCTGAGCACCCTTGAAATCCTGTCCAACATTCGCCCTGCGGACCTTGACCAAGTGGCTGGCGAAGAGTGGAAAGCGCGATTGGATGCCGAATACCGCCAGACCCGGCGCCAGTTGATCGGCATGGCCCGGGCGCTGCAAACCGGCGCCACCGAGCGCCTGGATCGCAAAACCGACGGCAACACGCCCTTGCCGATGCCGAGCAGTCCGGTGCCCACTGAATTGACGGGCTATCACTTGTTGATGCTGCAACTGGCGAGCAACCTTGATGGGTTGCAACAGCGACTGGCCAAGACGGCCAAGCGCTGGAAGATCTGA
- a CDS encoding ion channel, which produces MSLLLILRLQTTAFFERFGWAGIGILLAVHFAMSYILLAFAGEEHLLRPLEFVYFYLTTATTVGYGDLSPKTDVGKVVTTLWIMLGGIALLTTVIGKASTSVGELWRRKMKGLGDYSRLAGHTVLIGWDGESSERIVDLLYQDVASSGDGLVICDTLISENPLPGKASFVKGDSLDSPVLLTRAGVVGAQRVLVHTQSDSLTLAIVLTLKQLGPRGHVVAHFNNSERASLAKSYAPELECTSNMAIEMLVRSSQDPGSSIVINELLCVGRGATQYRHALRNDLTTTCGELYIRLRKEFSATLIGYRAPGSTEFDINPGNDIAVLGGEIFYIASTRLEGKAL; this is translated from the coding sequence ATGTCGTTGCTGTTGATATTGAGGCTGCAAACCACCGCTTTTTTCGAGCGGTTCGGCTGGGCCGGAATCGGGATATTGCTAGCGGTTCATTTCGCAATGTCCTACATACTGCTGGCTTTCGCAGGCGAGGAGCATCTGCTCAGGCCGTTGGAGTTCGTCTATTTCTACCTCACCACGGCAACTACTGTGGGCTATGGCGATCTTTCGCCGAAGACCGACGTCGGCAAAGTAGTCACAACGTTATGGATCATGCTCGGCGGCATTGCCTTGCTGACCACGGTTATCGGTAAGGCGTCGACTTCGGTAGGCGAATTATGGAGAAGAAAAATGAAAGGATTAGGCGACTATTCACGCCTTGCCGGGCATACGGTACTGATCGGCTGGGACGGGGAGTCCAGCGAGCGAATCGTGGATTTGCTGTATCAGGACGTGGCCTCAAGCGGCGACGGGTTGGTCATCTGCGACACCCTGATCAGCGAAAACCCATTGCCGGGAAAAGCTTCGTTCGTCAAAGGCGACTCGCTGGATTCGCCAGTCCTGCTGACACGGGCAGGCGTCGTCGGCGCGCAACGGGTGCTGGTCCACACTCAATCCGACAGCTTGACCCTGGCAATCGTCCTGACACTGAAACAACTGGGGCCACGCGGTCACGTCGTGGCGCACTTCAATAATTCGGAGCGTGCTTCATTAGCCAAGAGCTACGCGCCGGAACTTGAATGCACCTCAAACATGGCCATCGAAATGCTGGTGCGCTCTTCGCAGGATCCAGGCTCTAGCATTGTTATCAACGAGCTGCTGTGCGTGGGCAGAGGCGCTACCCAGTATCGACATGCCTTGCGGAACGATCTGACCACGACCTGCGGCGAGCTTTATATACGTTTGCGCAAAGAGTTCAGCGCGACCTTGATCGGCTATCGCGCCCCCGGATCGACTGAGTTTGACATCAATCCTGGCAACGATATTGCGGTGCTGGGTGGCGAGATTTTTTACATCGCATCGACGCGACTTGAAGGAAAAGCACTATGA
- a CDS encoding MFS transporter — MPFVVYLLGLTIFSLTTAEFMIAGMMPSLAAALDVSVGQVGYLISLYAVGMAIGGPVLTALVLALRMQNKPALFWLLMLNVVGGVLAAMAPTYEVLAVARVLMGVASSACIGVSLTIAAHLVEPHARGRAASFVLGGLMFSPVLGVPATALIEQHFGWRASFWAIAILSMICTAVVALLVPASKSRAVVSLAAEFKSVLNGKLWAAYVTSGLIIGATFTAFTYFSPIFTEVTGFSAASIPWMLALYGVANIVGNMVVGRLADRHTLPVLAGGLALLCAGLAAFALFAENTVVSVGAFLVIGLTGVSLNPAMAARVMRAASPGPLVNTMHTSIITAGLALGTWAGGAGIDGGYGLRSPLWVGTALALAGLLSLTPYLVSRLNRPVMTGCPQA; from the coding sequence ATGCCATTTGTTGTTTACCTTCTGGGCCTTACGATTTTTTCGCTGACCACCGCCGAGTTCATGATTGCCGGCATGATGCCGTCGCTGGCGGCGGCGCTGGATGTCTCGGTCGGGCAGGTCGGGTACCTGATTTCGCTTTACGCGGTCGGCATGGCGATTGGCGGGCCGGTGTTGACTGCTTTGGTGCTGGCGCTGCGTATGCAGAACAAACCGGCGTTGTTCTGGCTGCTGATGCTCAACGTTGTGGGTGGCGTGCTGGCGGCGATGGCGCCGACGTACGAGGTGCTGGCCGTGGCGCGGGTGTTGATGGGCGTGGCCAGTTCCGCCTGCATCGGCGTGTCGCTGACTATCGCCGCACATCTGGTCGAGCCACACGCGCGTGGTCGAGCGGCTTCATTTGTCCTCGGTGGGCTGATGTTTTCGCCGGTGCTGGGCGTTCCGGCAACCGCGCTGATCGAGCAGCATTTCGGCTGGCGCGCCAGTTTCTGGGCGATTGCCATTCTGTCGATGATCTGCACCGCTGTGGTGGCTCTGCTGGTTCCCGCTTCGAAAAGCCGGGCGGTGGTCAGCCTTGCTGCGGAGTTTAAGTCTGTCCTGAACGGCAAGCTGTGGGCGGCCTACGTCACCAGTGGCCTGATCATTGGGGCGACGTTCACTGCATTCACTTATTTCTCGCCGATCTTTACCGAGGTCACCGGCTTCTCGGCGGCCTCGATTCCATGGATGCTGGCCCTTTACGGTGTCGCCAACATTGTCGGCAACATGGTGGTCGGACGCCTGGCGGATCGGCATACCTTGCCCGTTCTCGCCGGTGGTTTGGCCCTGCTCTGTGCCGGGCTCGCGGCGTTTGCACTGTTCGCGGAAAACACTGTGGTCAGCGTCGGCGCTTTCCTGGTCATTGGTTTGACGGGCGTGTCGCTGAATCCGGCAATGGCGGCGCGCGTCATGCGTGCGGCGTCGCCGGGTCCATTGGTCAACACCATGCACACTTCGATTATCACCGCCGGTTTGGCATTGGGTACTTGGGCGGGAGGAGCGGGGATCGACGGCGGTTACGGGTTGCGTTCGCCGCTGTGGGTGGGCACGGCGCTGGCGCTGGCTGGGTTGCTGAGCCTGACGCCGTATCTGGTCAGCCGTCTGAATCGGCCTGTGATGACAGGGTGTCCACAGGCCTGA
- a CDS encoding DUF350 domain-containing protein, producing MLEALRMSLNAQSVLSFVVYIVVAAILFGLFQFAYTRLTPHKEFALIREGNVAAAVALGGALIGFALPASNIISYSVSVLDAVVWALIAAVVQLLTFTMTSLVLKGLSVRIARGEMAAAIYAASVAISVGFLNSACMTPST from the coding sequence ATGCTTGAAGCGCTTCGCATGTCCCTCAACGCACAGTCAGTGCTCAGCTTCGTCGTCTATATCGTCGTCGCTGCGATCCTGTTCGGGTTGTTCCAGTTCGCCTACACCCGACTGACCCCGCATAAGGAATTTGCCCTGATCCGCGAAGGCAACGTCGCGGCGGCTGTGGCCCTGGGCGGTGCGTTGATCGGCTTCGCCCTGCCGGCGAGCAATATCATTTCCTACAGCGTCAGCGTGCTGGACGCCGTGGTCTGGGCGCTGATTGCCGCCGTCGTGCAATTGCTCACCTTCACCATGACCAGTCTTGTCTTGAAAGGCTTGTCGGTTCGAATCGCCAGAGGCGAAATGGCTGCTGCCATCTATGCCGCCAGCGTTGCAATCAGCGTCGGGTTTCTCAACTCGGCCTGCATGACGCCGTCGACCTGA
- a CDS encoding Lrp/AsnC family transcriptional regulator, with protein sequence MSAVRPPVLDEIDRQLIAALQLNARESVAMLARQLGIARTTVTSRLARLESAKVITGYGVRLSQRVVDGGLQAYVGITVQPRSGKEVLRRLSTLAQVQQLCAVSGEFDYVAWLRTESPEQLDQLLDLIGSVDGVEKTTTSIILSSKIDRGQPL encoded by the coding sequence TTGTCTGCCGTACGCCCGCCTGTCCTGGATGAAATCGACCGCCAGTTGATCGCCGCCTTGCAGCTCAATGCCAGGGAAAGCGTGGCCATGCTTGCCCGGCAACTGGGCATCGCCCGCACCACCGTAACCTCGCGACTGGCGCGTCTGGAAAGTGCGAAGGTCATCACCGGTTACGGCGTGCGTTTGAGTCAGCGGGTGGTGGATGGTGGCTTGCAGGCTTATGTCGGGATCACCGTGCAGCCGCGCTCCGGCAAGGAAGTCTTGCGCCGCCTCAGTACCCTCGCCCAGGTGCAGCAGCTGTGTGCGGTCAGCGGCGAATTCGACTACGTGGCCTGGTTGCGCACCGAATCGCCGGAACAACTGGACCAGCTGCTCGACCTGATTGGCAGCGTCGATGGCGTCGAGAAAACCACCACCTCGATCATCCTCAGCAGCAAGATTGATCGCGGACAGCCGCTGTAA
- a CDS encoding PspA/IM30 family protein: MSLWKKMVTALRGGASEVGEAIVDAQALRILDQEIRDADASMLAARNQLIQIKAKHKLSVQRVEEHNKNIANWEQKAVAAMNQGQDGLALECAEKVSELTALRDQEKAAADQFGAQVTKLTVQVTKAESQIKGLRQQADMAKARDSVQKAQINAAAATGGANGRLETAVGSLARIKQRQDEQDAKLEAAEELDAAANGGDLERRLQEAGIGAKTGGAADVLARLKAQSQADKPAQ; the protein is encoded by the coding sequence ATGAGTCTTTGGAAAAAAATGGTTACGGCTCTGCGTGGTGGAGCTTCCGAAGTTGGCGAAGCAATCGTCGACGCTCAGGCCTTGCGCATTCTTGATCAGGAAATCCGCGACGCGGACGCTTCCATGCTTGCCGCGCGCAACCAGCTGATTCAGATCAAAGCCAAGCACAAGCTGTCCGTGCAACGTGTTGAAGAGCACAACAAGAACATCGCCAACTGGGAACAGAAGGCAGTCGCAGCGATGAATCAGGGTCAGGACGGACTGGCTCTGGAGTGCGCGGAAAAGGTTTCCGAACTGACCGCCCTGCGCGATCAGGAAAAGGCCGCTGCTGATCAGTTTGGTGCGCAGGTCACCAAGCTGACCGTTCAAGTCACCAAGGCTGAAAGCCAGATCAAGGGTCTGCGTCAGCAGGCGGACATGGCCAAAGCTCGCGACAGCGTGCAGAAAGCGCAGATCAACGCCGCTGCCGCCACTGGCGGTGCCAACGGTCGTCTGGAAACTGCAGTCGGTTCCCTGGCGCGCATCAAGCAGCGTCAGGACGAACAGGACGCCAAGCTCGAAGCCGCAGAAGAACTGGACGCTGCTGCGAATGGCGGTGATCTGGAGCGTCGTCTGCAGGAAGCCGGCATCGGCGCCAAAACTGGCGGTGCCGCCGACGTACTGGCCCGTCTGAAAGCCCAAAGTCAGGCTGACAAGCCTGCTCAGTAA
- a CDS encoding glutathionylspermidine synthase family protein, translating to MKKISIEERPDWRATAEREGFNFHTIDGERYWDERAYYQFTEEQITRDIEAPTQELHAMCLDVVEKVVESEELLTRLAIPPAFFDLVRTSWKEGHPHLYGRFDFSYDGVNPAKLLEGNMDTPTSAYEAGAFQLIWLEEQIARGVLPERATQFNSMAEDLVRAFAAIKDGGPFYFSAMSGSIEDRGTTDFLRKMAEHVGIETRHIDIEDIGLTPDGRFVDLEGRWIERIFKLHAWEHVFHEPHGQAIPGCDTQFIEPAWKSIISNKGILPLLWEFNEGHPNLLPSFVDKDPRAPVPKGWVRKPYFSREGANIEIRTPGDQVIFEDGPYNDAPYILQKFAPLPKFGDSYTLIGSWVVGDAASGIGIREDDSLITKDSSRFLPHVVID from the coding sequence ATGAAAAAAATCAGCATCGAAGAGCGCCCGGACTGGCGTGCGACCGCCGAGCGTGAGGGATTCAATTTCCACACTATCGACGGCGAGCGTTACTGGGATGAGCGCGCGTACTACCAGTTCACGGAAGAACAGATCACCCGAGACATCGAAGCGCCTACCCAGGAGCTTCATGCGATGTGTCTGGATGTGGTCGAAAAGGTAGTGGAAAGTGAGGAGCTGCTGACCCGGCTCGCGATTCCTCCGGCGTTCTTCGATCTGGTTCGTACCTCCTGGAAGGAAGGCCATCCACATTTGTATGGCCGTTTCGACTTCAGCTACGACGGCGTCAATCCGGCCAAACTGCTGGAAGGCAACATGGATACACCAACCTCGGCTTATGAAGCCGGGGCGTTTCAGCTGATCTGGCTGGAAGAGCAGATCGCACGCGGCGTGTTACCTGAGCGAGCCACGCAGTTCAACTCAATGGCTGAAGATCTGGTGCGCGCCTTCGCCGCGATCAAGGACGGCGGGCCGTTCTATTTCTCGGCCATGTCCGGCTCCATTGAAGATCGTGGCACCACGGATTTCCTGCGCAAGATGGCCGAACATGTCGGCATCGAGACGCGTCATATCGATATCGAAGACATTGGTCTCACGCCGGACGGTCGCTTCGTCGATCTTGAAGGCCGCTGGATCGAGCGCATTTTCAAGCTGCATGCGTGGGAACACGTATTCCATGAGCCCCACGGCCAGGCCATTCCGGGCTGCGATACGCAATTCATCGAGCCGGCGTGGAAATCCATCATTTCCAACAAAGGCATCCTGCCGCTGCTTTGGGAGTTCAACGAAGGGCATCCCAACCTGCTGCCATCCTTTGTCGACAAAGATCCGCGCGCGCCGGTGCCCAAGGGGTGGGTGCGCAAACCATACTTCTCCCGGGAAGGCGCCAACATCGAAATCCGCACGCCCGGCGATCAGGTGATCTTCGAAGACGGCCCCTACAACGACGCGCCCTACATCCTGCAGAAATTCGCCCCGCTGCCAAAGTTCGGCGACAGCTACACGCTGATCGGCTCATGGGTGGTGGGCGACGCCGCATCCGGCATCGGCATCCGCGAAGACGACAGCCTGATCACCAAGGACAGCAGCCGGTTCCTGCCGCATGTGGTCATTGATTGA
- a CDS encoding rhomboid family intramembrane serine protease → MAIGQGLRVILGLAAVMVVVQVINTFTANSLVYHGLFPRTFSGLQGIVFSPFLHGSVRHLLSNLLPFVVLSWLVATEGLQRYIRVVLLISLLGGLMVWVMGRPVLHVGASGLIFGLWTYVLARAWYQRSLISFGIAIIALLGYSGLIFGFIPVPGISVESHFCGALAGIFVAWLMHSKRLVANQIV, encoded by the coding sequence ATGGCGATTGGACAAGGCCTGCGGGTAATCCTCGGGTTGGCGGCGGTGATGGTGGTGGTTCAGGTGATCAACACCTTCACCGCCAACAGCCTTGTTTACCACGGCCTGTTTCCACGGACGTTCTCGGGTCTGCAAGGCATCGTGTTCTCGCCGTTCCTGCACGGTTCGGTGCGGCATCTGCTCAGCAATTTGCTGCCGTTCGTGGTGCTGAGCTGGCTGGTGGCAACTGAAGGGCTGCAACGCTATATCCGCGTGGTGCTGCTGATTTCACTGCTGGGCGGTCTGATGGTCTGGGTGATGGGGCGGCCGGTATTGCACGTCGGCGCCAGCGGTCTGATTTTCGGTCTGTGGACGTATGTACTCGCCCGCGCCTGGTATCAGCGCAGCCTGATCAGTTTTGGCATCGCAATCATTGCGCTGCTGGGCTACAGCGGGTTGATTTTTGGTTTCATACCGGTGCCCGGCATTTCAGTTGAATCACACTTTTGCGGGGCGTTAGCCGGTATCTTCGTGGCTTGGCTGATGCACTCCAAACGCTTGGTTGCCAATCAGATCGTATGA
- a CDS encoding YjfI family protein: MARKTSTDYMREMRARLTGAGYVKRELYVLPENADVLRTIEKVLRQPYLGNRIKLEEFMTENTNWTIDTLHAALVELDAVKSNEIELNLIQGTEPSLGLTMHNFGGLPIAIAISGDQVLVDSVLVYASQVRDVATFNDTVLRSRDIFPLSSIGIETMPNGETVYSMFGALSAASSLTVIVHEVLTLADNVIRAADAYEDFLTVDPQ, translated from the coding sequence ATGGCTCGGAAAACTTCAACCGATTACATGCGTGAAATGCGTGCCCGGCTGACGGGGGCCGGCTATGTGAAACGAGAGCTGTACGTTCTCCCGGAAAACGCGGATGTCCTCAGAACCATAGAAAAAGTGTTACGCCAGCCCTATTTGGGCAACCGGATCAAACTGGAGGAATTCATGACTGAAAATACGAACTGGACGATCGATACGCTTCACGCGGCGCTTGTCGAGCTGGATGCCGTGAAGAGTAACGAAATCGAGCTGAACCTGATTCAAGGCACCGAACCAAGCCTTGGGCTGACGATGCACAACTTCGGTGGGCTGCCCATCGCCATCGCCATTTCCGGTGATCAGGTACTGGTGGATTCGGTACTGGTGTACGCCTCGCAAGTCAGGGATGTCGCTACGTTCAACGACACCGTGCTGCGCAGTCGCGACATCTTTCCGTTGTCCTCCATCGGCATCGAAACCATGCCCAATGGCGAAACGGTCTACAGCATGTTCGGCGCACTCAGCGCTGCATCCTCGCTGACCGTGATCGTCCACGAAGTGCTGACGCTGGCGGATAACGTGATTCGCGCCGCTGATGCCTACGAAGATTTTTTAACAGTTGATCCACAGTAA